One genomic segment of Acanthopagrus latus isolate v.2019 chromosome 14, fAcaLat1.1, whole genome shotgun sequence includes these proteins:
- the pmch gene encoding pro-MCH, translating to MVSVYTVLYVLLLFSELSSHLVTEAMPAYKVEDGVNEQDGLGLMAGDEPMTEPAVVPAAVPPVYRRNHVTDNNARDEDGSPKIYILSDGRLKGHSTRGLNPAFARSLPLLTERSLSNAPAENSLRIDRRNTDLDMLRCMIGRVYRPCWEA from the exons ATGGTCTCCGTCTACACCGTCCTGTACGTTCTGTTGCTGTTCTCCGAGCTCAGCAGCCACTTGGTCACCGAAGCGATGCCCGCCTATAAAGTAGAAGACGGCGTAAACGAGCAAGACGGCCTCGGTTTGATGGCGGGGGACGAGCCTATGACCGAGCCTGCCGTGGTTCCTGCCGCGGTTCCTCCTGTGTACAGACGAAACCATGTGACGGACAACAACGCGAGGGACGAAGACGGAAGCCCCAAAATCTACATCCTCTCA GACGGGAGGCTGAAAGGACACAGCACTCGCGGGCTGAACCCGGCCTTCGCTCGGAGCCTTCCTCTGCTCACAGAACGGAGTTTGAGCAACGCTCCCGCTGAGAACAGTTTGAGAATCGATCGCAGGAACACCGACCTCGACA TGCTGCGGTGTATGATAGGACGAGTGTACCGGCCATGCTGGGAAGCATAA